One genomic window of Etheostoma spectabile isolate EspeVRDwgs_2016 chromosome 5, UIUC_Espe_1.0, whole genome shotgun sequence includes the following:
- the LOC116689771 gene encoding sesquipedalian-1, which translates to MKLNERSVAHYATCDSPPDKTGFLFKKGERNTAYHRRWFVLKGNMLFYFEERDSREPIGVIVLEGCTVELCESAEEFAFAIKFDCAKARVYKMAAENQAAMESWVKALSRASFDYMRLVVKELERQLEKIQEAAGGGCVGAGVGGLQVRPKSSSRRNQVARSRSGASSSSSSSSSISSSSSSASPMAGPFPVQKSLQDEVQLISDCSKENGVAWSKPPAAFANGFVEGASSCVAWEACADSGNNIVIGYEADGMRAPPVPPRRRGASLESPVSPGTGCFSKLHDWYGIEVEELRAQWLQSQ; encoded by the coding sequence GCAGCGTGGCGCACTACGCCACCTGTGACTCCCCGCCGGACAAGACAGGCTTCCTCTTCAAAAAGGGTGAGCGCAACACAGCGTATCACCGCCGCTGGTTTGTGCTGAAGGGGAACATGCTCTTCTATTTTGAGGAGCGCGACAGCCGAGAGCCCATCGGTGTCATCGTCCTTGAAGGATGCACCGTAGAGCTTTGTGAGTCAGCCGAGGAGTTTGCCTTCGCCATCAAGTTTGACTGTGCCAAAGCGCGGGTGTATAAGATGGCTGCTGAGAACCAAGCAGCCATGGAGTCATGGGTGAAAGCGTTGTCAAGGGCCAGCTTTGACTACATGAGGCTGGTGGTGAAGGAGCTGGAGAGGCAGCTGGAGAAGATCCAGGAGGCTGCAGGAGGTGGCTGTGTCGGGGCTGGAGTTGGAGGCCTGCAGGTTAGGCCTAAGTCGTCCTCCAGGCGAAACCAGGTGGCACGATCAAGGTCTGGAgcatcctcctcttcatcatcttcatcttccatatcatcatcatcatcaagtgCCTCTCCCATGGCTGGTCCCTTCCCTGTCCAGAAGAGCCTCCAGGATGAGGTGCAGCTCATCTCTGATTGTTCCAAAGAGAATGGAGTTGCATGGAGTAAACCGCCTGCTGCCTTTGCTAACGGCTTTGTTGAGGGAGCGTCTTCCTGTGTGGCCTGGGAAGCGTGCGCCGACTCTGGGAATAACATTGTAATTGGTTATGAGGCTGATGGGATGAGGGCTCCACCAGTGCCACCCAGGAGAAGAGGAGCCTCTCTGGAAAGCCCCGTCTCCCCTGGCACTGGCTGCTTCTCCAAACTCCACGACTGGTACGGCATAGAGGTGGAGGAACTGAGAGCGCAGTGGCTGCAGAGCCAATAA